A window of the Aphelocoma coerulescens isolate FSJ_1873_10779 unplaced genomic scaffold, UR_Acoe_1.0 HiC_scaffold_315, whole genome shotgun sequence genome harbors these coding sequences:
- the LOC138101523 gene encoding M-phase inducer phosphatase 2-like, with protein MSLCGGRGLPGLAAISPLPSPGTAPLTPLDKADPAGPARHRDTPKRGHGGLPLPRLWHTPSPQPLASDCGRHSLSCQPPDAGLEPDFPTQQKPAAAQEDSQRTMPAFGRALKDRKLLRQRMHALPAWQRDGSRVLKDISQLQERRDRARRRRREPEDEEGFVAKKLPRPGQRSHGAARREPLAESPWAASELLVREAGGLGRAAAMGDAGAARVGAAAPSCPRGLESCGGGRWPGRGVTGTARASPKLEGTGRWWMELAYGIRACLRLGSSWQDLCPFHDLLCLCPKSPQLLPWQSDATVPQEKENVVSTPVMSKEEAKLRPGKRSQCRQLSRSPSEPGSVARPVLKRGQPSDSDSPVEAKRQRRVAGSPGQEASLEPGAWLEPSRSARREELENLLANDDQELIGDFSKPHLLPTVEGKEPGLKYISPETLAAVLAGHFSSSIESSLVVDCRYPYEYEGGHVKGAVNLPLQRDVEESLLEQPIVPLDSSRRVIVIFHCEFSVERGPKMCKFLRERDRRCHEYPQLHYPELYVLKGGYREFFLQFPSHCEPRDYRPMLHSAFKEELRKFRGQRRLRERGRRALFSRGRDL; from the exons atgtcactgtgcggcggccgcgggctgcccgggctggcggccatctccccgctgccctcgccgggcacggccccgctcacgcCGCTGGACAAGGCTgacccggcgggccccgccag gcaccgggacaccccgaagcggggccacggggggctgcccctgccgcggctgtggCACACGCCGTCCCCGCAGCCGCTGGCCTCGGACTGTGGCCGCCACTCGCTCTCTTGCCAGCCCCCGGATGCAG gactggagccggacttccccacgcagcagaagcccgcggccgcgcaggaaga ctcccagagaacgATGCCGGCGTTCGGGAGAGCGCTCAAAGA caggaagctccttCGGCAGAGGATGCACGCGTTGCCG gcgtggcagcgggacggcagccgcgtcctgaaggacatctcgcagctgcaggagcgcagggacagagcgcggcggcgccgcagggagcccgaggatgag gagggctttgtggccaagaagctgccgaggccgggccagcggagccatggggccgccaggagggagccccttgccgagagcccctgggccgcatcagagctgctggtgagagaggctggagggctcgggagggcagcagcgatgggtgatgccggggctgcacgcgtgggagctgccgctccgagctgcccgcgtggcctggagagctgcggaggtgggagatggccgggccggggggtcacggggacagcccgtgcgtctccaaagctggaaggcaccggcaggtggtggatggagctcgcctatgggatccgtgcctgcctgcggctgggaagcagctggcaggacttgtgcccatttcacgatctcctctgcctgtgccccaagtctccccagctgctgccctggcagagcgatgccaccgtgccccaggagaaggagaacgtGGTGAGCACGCCGGTGATgagcaaggaggaggcaaagctg cggCCGGGGAAGCGCAGCCAGTGCCGGCAGCTGTCCCGCTCGCCCTCGGAGCCGGGCAGTGTCGCCAGGCCCGTCCTGAAGCGGGGACAGCCCTCGGACAGCGACAGCCCTGTGGAGGCCAAGCGGCAGAGGAGGGTggccggcagccctggccaggaggcgtcgctggagccg ggagcgtggctggagccttcccgctccgcccggcgtGAGGAGCTCGAGAACCTGCTGGCCAACGATGACCAGGAGCTCATCGGGGATTTCTCCAAG cctcacctcctgccGACGGTGGAGGGCAAGGAGCCGGGCCTGAAGTACATCTCCCCTGAGACG ctggcggcggtgctggcggggcacttcagcagcagcatcgagAGCAGCCTCGTCGTGGACTGCCGCTATCCCTACGAGTACGAGGGGGGCCACGTCAAG GGCGCTGTCAACCTGCCGCTGCAGCGGGACGTGGAGGaatcgctgctggagcagcccatcgtgcccctggactccagcaggagggtgatcgtcatcttccactgcgagttctctgttgagcgggggcccaaaat GTGCAAGTTCCTGCGGGAGAGGGATCGCCGCTGCCACGAGTACCCCCAGCTGCACTACCCCGAGCTGTACGTGCTGAAGGGCGGCTACCGGGAGTTCTTCCTCCAGTTCCCG agccactgcgagccccgggactatcggcccatgctgcactccgcgttcaaggaggagctgcgcaagttccgcgggcagaggcggctccgcgagcgcggccggcgggcgctcttcagccgcgggcgggacctgtga
- the LOC138101522 gene encoding M-phase inducer phosphatase 2-like: MSLCGGRGLPGLAAISPLPSPGTAPLTPLDKADPAGPARHRDTPKRGHGGLPLPRLWHTPSPQPLASDCGRHSLSCQPPDAGLEPDFPTQQKPAAAQEDSQRTMPAFGRALKDRKLLRQRMHALPAWQRDGSRVLKDISQLQERRDRARRRRREPEDEEGFVAKKLPRPGQRSHGAARREPLAESPWAASELLVREAGGLGRAAAMGDAGAARVGAAAPSCPRGLESCGGGRWPGRGVTGTARASPKLEGTGRWWMELAYGIRACLRLGSSWQDLCPFHDLLCLCPKSPQLLPWQSDATVPQEKENVVSTPVMSKEEAKLRPGKRSQCRQLSRSPSEPGSVARPVLKRGQPSDSDSPVEAKRQRRVAGSPGQEASLEPGAWLEPSRSARREELENLLANDDQELIGDFSKPHLLPTVEGKEPGLKYISPETLAAVLAGHFSSSIESSLVVDCRYPYEYEGGHVKGAVNLPLQRDVEESLLEQPIVPLDSSRRVIVIFHCEFSVERGPKMCKFLRERDRRCHEYPQLHYPELYVLKGGYREFFLQFPSHCEPRDYRPMLHSAFKEELRKFRGQRRLRERGRRALFSRGRDL, encoded by the exons atgtcactgtgcggcggccgcgggctgcccgggctggcggccatctccccgctgccctcgccgggcacggccccgctcacgcCGCTGGACAAGGCTgacccggcgggccccgccag gcaccgggacaccccgaagcggggccacggggggctgcccctgccgcggctgtggCACACGCCGTCCCCGCAGCCGCTGGCCTCGGACTGTGGCCGCCACTCGCTCTCTTGCCAGCCCCCGGATGCAG gactggagccggacttccccacgcagcagaagcccgcggccgcgcaggaaga ctcccagagaacgATGCCGGCGTTCGGGAGAGCGCTCAAAGA caggaagctccttCGGCAGAGGATGCACGCGTTGCCG gcgtggcagcgggacggcagccgcgtcctgaaggacatctcgcagctgcaggagcgcagggacagagcgcggcggcgccgcagggagcccgaggatgag gagggctttgtggccaagaagctgccgaggccgggccagcggagccatggggccgccaggagggagccccttgccgagagcccctgggccgcatcagagctgctggtgagagaggctggagggctcgggagggcagcagcgatgggtgatgccggggctgcacgcgtgggagctgccgctccgagctgcccgcgtggcctggagagctgcggaggtgggagatggccgggccggggggtcacggggacagcccgtgcgtctccaaagctggaaggcaccggcaggtggtggatggagctcgcctatgggatccgtgcctgcctgcggctgggaagcagctggcaggacttgtgcccatttcacgatctcctctgcctgtgccccaagtctccccagctgctgccctggcagagcgatgccaccgtgccccaggagaaggagaacgtGGTGAGCACGCCGGTGATgagcaaggaggaggcaaagctg cgtCCGGGGAAGCGCAGCCAGTGCCGGCAGCTGTCCCGCTCGCCCTCGGAGCCGGGCAGTGTCGCCAGGCCCGTCCTGAAGCGGGGACAGCCCTCGGACAGCGACAGCCCTGTGGAGGCCAAGCGGCAGAGGAGGGTggccggcagccctggccaggaggcgtcgctggagccg ggagcgtggctggagccttcccgctccgcccggcgtGAGGAGCTCGAGAACCTGCTGGCCAACGATGACCAGGAGCTCATCGGGGATTTCTCCAAG cctcacctcctgccGACGGTGGAGGGCAAGGAGCCGGGCCTGAAGTACATCTCCCCTGAGACG ctggcggcggtgctggcggggcacttcagcagcagcatcgagAGCAGCCTCGTCGTGGACTGCCGCTATCCCTACGAGTACGAGGGGGGCCACGTCAAG GGCGCTGTCAACCTGCCGCTGCAGCGGGACGTGGAGGaatcgctgctggagcagcccatcgtgcccctggactccagcaggagggtgatcgtcatcttccactgcgagttctctgttgagcgggggcccaaaat GTGCAAGTTCCTGCGGGAGAGGGATCGCCGCTGCCACGAGTACCCCCAGCTGCACTACCCCGAGCTGTACGTGCTGAAGGGCGGCTACCGGGAGTTCTTCCTCCAGTTCCCG agccactgcgagccccgggactatcggcccatgctgcactccgcgttcaaggaggagctgcgcaagttccgcgggcagaggcggctccgcgagcgcggccggcgggcgctcttcagccgcgggcgggacctgtga